cactctgagacctcaccaccactctgagacctcaccaccaccactcagacctcaccaccactctgagacctcatcaccactctgagacctcaccaccactcagacctcaccaccaccactctgagacctcaccaccaccactcagacctcaccaccactctgagacctcaccaccactctgagacctcaccaccactctgagacctcaccaccactctgagacctcatcaccactctgagacctcaccaccactctgagacctcaccaccaccactctgagacctcaccaccactctgagacctcaccaccactctgagacctcaccaccactctgagacctcaccaccactctgagacctcaccaccactctgagacctcaccaccactctgagacctcaccaccactcagacctcaccaccaccactctgagacctcaccaccactctgagacctaaccaccactctgagacctcatcaccactctgagacctcaccaccactctgagacctcaccaccaccactctgagacctcaccaccactctgagacctcaccaccactctgagacctcaccaccactctgagacctcatcaccactctgagacctcaccaccactctgagacctcaccaccactctgagacctcatcaccatcttcaacactcagagagacaccagactaGGGCTGTCTGGACTAACATCACTCAGAGACACCAGACTAGGGCTGTCTGGACTAACATcactcagagagacaccagaatACTGCTGTCTGGACTAACATcactcagagagacaccagaatACTGCTGTCTGGACTAACATcactcagagagacaccagactaGGGCTGTCTGGACTAACATcactcagagagacaccagaatACTGCTGTCTGGACTAACATcactcagagagacaccagactaGGGCTGTCTGGACTAACATcactcagagagacaccagactaGGGCTGTCTGGACTAACATcactcagagagacaccagactaGGGCTGTCTGGACTAACATCACTCAGAGAGATACCAGACTAGTGCTGTCTGGATTAACATcactcagagagacaccagactaGGGCTGTCTGGACTAACATcactcagagagacaccagactaGGCTGTCTGGACTAACATcactcagagagacaccagactaGGGCTGTCTGGACTAACATcactcagagagacaccagactaGGGCTGTCTGGACTAACATcactcagagagacaccagactaGGGCTGTCTGGACTAACATcactcagagagacaccagactaGGGCTGTCTGGACTAACATCACTCAGAGAGACACCAAACTAGGGCTGCCTGGACTAACATcactcagagagacaccagactaGGGCTGCCTGGACTAACATcactcagagagacaccagactaGGGCTGTCTGGACTAACATcactcagagagacaccagactaGGGCTGCCTGGACTAACATcactcagagagacaccagactaGGGCTGTCTGGACTAACATcactcagagagacaccagactaGGGCTGTCTGGACTAACATTATCAACACTCTTCTGGGGGATAGCCAGtgccaaaaaaaaaaccactctctagaaaaacatgttttgcaGGAAGTAGCAGATTGGGGTATTTTACAGAGAACCTCCTCCTTTTACAACTTCATCCACAATCACAGACAGACGTGTCCCATATTCCGTGTTGCAGGGGGTCTAGGGTTTAACTCCACCGCTGGGGGGCGGAGGAGAACCCAGGGAGACTCACGCTGGTCGATGGTCACGGTGGCGTCCTGTCCTGCCTGGTCCTGACTGGCCAGCACATCTAGAACGGCCAATGAGGGAAGGGTTAGActgacatttacattcagggcgatTAGCAGATgcatttatccaaagggacttacaataattacaattgtcagaagaaagagaaataacaATATATGGGTGTCGGTACAGTAggaatgttcatagaaacaagtgccaagcactaaccatcactaggttaacccgatccccgtatacaacaaaaaTAGCTAGGgcaagatgctacacaatgctcagTACTGTTTataagtgccaggacgaacaACACACAGGAAGTGTGTCCATGGGGGGTAAGCTCATTAACCGTCACTTCCTGGGTCGTACATTTGCGCAGCAGCTCCAGGTGGCTCCAGAGGATCTCTCCGCTCGGAACCTTCTGGAGGAAGTCCTCGTGGGAGAAGGAGCACAGCTCCCGCCCCGGGATGTGGATCGCCCCGATCTCCATCTCATCAATGTTGAACTCCTTCATCACCCACACGGCCCAGTGGATGACCTGGTCCGCCGACCACAGCACGGGAtctggggggtggggagagctgggttagagaggaggagaaggcccaGAGACTAGAGGGGGAGCAGGCccagagactagaggaggagctggtctaggagactagaggaggagcaggcccagagactagaggaggagcaggcccaGAGACTAGAGGGGGAGAAGACCCAGAGACTAGAGGGGGAGAAGACCCAGAGACTAGAGGGGGAGAAGACccagagactagaggaggagcaggcccaGAGACTAGAGGGGGAGCAGGCCcggagactagaggaggagaagacccagagactagaggaggagcaggcccggagactagaggaggagcaggcccagagactagaggaggagcaggcccagagactagaggaggagcaggcccagagactagaggaggagcaggcccagagactagaggaggagcaggcccagagactagaggaggagctGGTCTAGGAGACTGGAGGAGCGGGTATAGGAGACTGGAGGAGCTGGTCTAGAGactacaggaggaggagaagacccagagactagaggaggagaagacccagagactagaggaggagaagacccggagactagaggaggagaagacccggagactagaggaggagaagacccagagactagaggaggagaagacccagagactagaggaggagaagacccagagactagaggaggagaagacccggagactagaggaggagaagacccagagactagaggaggagaagacccagagactagaggaggagaagacccagagactagaggaggagctGTTCCGGGTCAGAGACTAGAGGAGCCAGGCTCCTGCAGggtagagtttagattctctgcccgagccccaGCCGACGCGACCCGCGGGACGGGCTGGGGCCGGGCTGGGGCCTGGCCGGGGCCAGGCCAGGGCTGGGGCCGGGCCAGGGCCGGGGGCCGGGCCAGGCCAGGGCTGGGGCCGGGCCGGGGCAGGGCCGGGGCcgggccagggccagggccgGGGCCGGGCCGGGGCCGGGCCGGGGCCGGGCCGGGGCCGGGTCTGGGGCCGGGCTGGGGCCGGGGcggatatttcccaccactatccccGGGCCGGGTTGtgccgggcctttgatcaagctttttttttatttttatcattgctctattggcctaatctgaggataaatctatgccataaaaataaatattataggcctttattacacgggtcttctcaatgccgtggaacgctccgttcacttgcatgggtagtagtccggtgactttaactccagcgtcttccgttgctaagcgacgtcaacgtctttgcggacaaattatttctctgctgatcaacactacgaatgctggtaacgaataaaatcgtaaaaagacacaccatgtgatgttattttttcgttttggcaagtagccgtgtaatacgcgggataatgtatagaacgtcgccggtcattatcgaaatgAACGCGGTGCTATagattatcccttacatatatatttagcagaataggcctaagtaacaaatgtatAAAAAGTTTATACATGTATTGAAGACAATGTCGGGTTGATATCGGGTTGATATGtgtcggacagaacgtgcacgggctcggacagaacgtgtacgggctcggacagaacgtgtacgggctcgggccgggtcgggcttgatcaTCTGGGCCCGATGTAAGCTGGGCTGCAGGGGGGCTCACCGTAGGGGATGCCCAGGCGGACCTGCTCCTTGCGGTACCCCTCCAGCGCGGCCGCCCAGCGGGTGACCTGCTCCGAGGTGTCGTCGGACAGCGCCGAGCGCTCCACGGCGATCAGCtggccctcctcccccagcgagCCGTCCTCCCCGGCCGCGTCCGGGTcgatcaccacctccaccgtctccaccgGCTTCACGATCTCCAGGATGTTCAGCTTCTCCTCGCCTGGGGGGCGGGAAGAGAGGAGGCACAACGATGGTCATGATATGATACGACGTCAGAACGATGATCAAGATATAGAACAACGATAACAATGATACGACGTCAGAACGATGATCATGGTAATGTCATGACGGAATTATAATATCATGATAATGTCAGAACGATAATGATGTTGTTGTGTATACTCTACTGTGAGGTAGAGGTCCAGTATGTCTACTGTGAGGTAGAGGTCCAGTATGTCTACTGTGAGGTAGAGGTCCTGTGTGTCTACTGTGAGGTTTAGGTCCTGTGTGTCTACTGTGAGGTAGAGGTCCAGTATGTCTACTGTGAGGTAGAGGTCCTGTGTGTCTACTGTGAGGTCTAGGTCCTGTGTGTCTACTGTGAGGTAGAGGTCCAGTATGTCTACTGTGAGGTCTAGGTCCTGTGTGTCTACTGTGAGGCCTAGGTCCTGTGTGTCTACTGTGAGGTCTAGGTTCCTGTGTGTCTACTGTGAGGTCTAGGTCCTGTGTGTCTACTGTGAGGCCTAGGTCCTGTGTGTCTACTGTGAGGTCTAGGTCCAGTATGTCTACTGTGAGGTCTAGGTCCTGTGTGTTTAGGGCTAGGTCCTGTGTGTCTACTGTGAGGTCTAGGTCCTGTGTGTCTACTGTGAGGTCTAGGTCCTGTGTGTCTACCTGGTCGTGTGATGATCTGCAGGCTGAGCTGTACTGTTCCATCGGTCTTCACTCCTTGGTCAAACAGACTGTGATCAGGATGGAGCTGGAACGACAGTGGGAGCAGGAGAATGATTACTACAACCGTGAGAGGAGGACCTTCACAACAAAGCAGGTAGGGTccaattacaaaaacatttgacTCAACAACACGGTTTATGCATTACATACAGTATTCAATGTTCTCATGAATTAATGCAAGTTAATGGCACAAGATTATGATAAAAACATAATATTTCTGATGCATTCCATAAAGCTTTAGAAGGATTATTTTAAAAAGAGCGAGCCGCCCTTGTGGTCGGCATGGCGCTGTTACCTGGATGTCCTGCAGGCAGATCTCATACTGGTCCAGAGACACCTGGATCCGAGGCTCCAGGAGCTTCTTCAGGTTACCGATGGGCTCGTTGATGTCGATGTCTTGCTGGATGAGGTCTGCAGCAGTGATGGTGTGCTCCTCCATCCTAGAGGTGGTGAAGAACAGGGCTTAGTCGGTTGGACGAGGTGGATACAAAGCAGGAGTTCCTCTCAAATGAAGTATAAATAGAAACAATACCAACAACTCCTAGATACTAATACCAAGGAAACTAACCCTTCCTCCAGGCATCCATGTTTATCCTGCCCATCGATCTCAATCTCGATCATCTCTTCCGTCTCAATTTTGGACATTTTGTTGAAAACACCAAGTTGAGCCTACCTGCTGGAGAAAGTGATGTGGTCAATTTAAATGTGATTTGGTGATTGTTCAATGATATCAGTGGGGCGCTTCTATTATACATTGTGATGGGCAGCCCAGAAGACACATTGATATAGGGACAGACAAAACGTAACCAAACGTTAATTTGTTCAAATATTGAAATGAAATAGATTCAACCAGTTGAATCACAGTATTTACATGACATATCATTTTATGTGAGTCTTCAAATTAAATTGAACCAAGCTACTTAAATGGCAAAAGGCTTTTGCTATAATCGTATGTCCATCATTATATGAACCGTCAACTAAGTTAAATCATATTGACCTAGATAGGAATGGGTAAATACTAATTCATATAACGCTAAATGGCATGTCTACGGGGTCACaacattccacacacacatgcattgtgTTGACCAGCCGTGGAGGCCTCGGAGCCGCGGTCTCCCGTTGGTCAACAGGACCGTTTAGAGAGCGTTCCAAGTGCTAATGTGAGCTAACTCGAGGGCGAGGCTTCGCTGTGTCTAAAGGCCATATGGTAGGCCGTCGGGACAAAGTTCTCCATAAAGGGATGTGATATGTGGGAAAACTACATTCAAGTCAAAAGTAAAACAGgaagaaatagaaaaaaaacacgtGTCGCTAAGTTCAAAGTGAGACTCGGTTGTAGAGCTCCGTTTTTAGTCGACTATCGGCGGGGCGAGGCTCGGTGTCCGCCGCCCGGTACCAAACTACCGGGAATAAATGTGAAAACCCCCCGGTGCTCCGGGCAGTGAAACCATCCCGAATCAACCACAACAAAACTTTGAATCTACAAAACTTTTGAAACGGAAATGGAATAAACGGAAACAAAACAGCATAGGGCGAATGGAAAGGAGCCGGAAATCCTGGCGAGGTTTACAGACTTCCGAGGCGCTCCGCACGAACACACCGGGACACCGGGACCGGGGAGGCTTACCGACCGTCGGGGACCAGATGCCACCGCCGTGGACGAACCGGGATCCAATCGCTGTATATACGGGCTTTCGAAACGCaaagtttgataaaaaaaattgtgtcgCTCGGAAAGCGACGCCGCAGTCCGCCGTGGTGATGAGACCGAGGAactacagatatatatataaatatatatatcaatgcatattataatatatatcaatgtatatatcaatatatctaACCAGACGGTTCGACTGCGGTCCACGGTATTTACATGCAGTGTTGTCTGATAATACGAGCTTTATCTGGCGTCTGCTGGTCTCCGGAGGACGGCGGCCGCTGACGCGTTGATCTGCAGCGGAGCCACAAAGTAGCGGGAAGAGCTGCGGCGCCACAACACCGGGCGACCCCCCTAAGGGCTACTGGGACCAGGGCGACTGAGACCAGGGCGACTAGGACCTGTCTACGGTCCGGCAGGGTCCTACCTCTCAACAGGCCTCGGGGTTGGGATCCAGGGTGAGTGGAGGACCGACGGGAGGACTCATGAAGTTTGGGTCCACAGCAGGGGGGGCGGAGACTGGGAGCAGGAGACGAACTGCTCAGCTAGGGTGGAACGTCTACCTCTGTGTCGTTGGAGATGCTTAACTGtgggttgttgtgtttgttatgcATTGACTGTTATCTTCCAGTCGTAAAGTCGTAACTGTTTGGTCTTAACTGAAATACAACAGATTCAAACCCAAACTGTGTGGCCTGTGTGACATGTGTTCATAGTGATGTAGTTGTGTCTAGTGGATTTGGTTATATCATAAAAGCGTAGTAGACTGGTGAggtcatgtatttatgtattctgCCTGAGGTCTACACCTTATCCATCAGCTGGAACTCTTTAGGAAtttaatatattcaaatatatcaATAACATTTAACTTGAGTATAAGCAAACATTGGAGGCTGTTTGTAATTCTTGCCACATCTCATTTATGAAgattatttgttattttctttgcaTCATGTAATTTAGACGAATTGGCCTGTACATAAACAACATTAGCTCTGTTAATAATACCATCTGGATGTGAGTCCACTGAACTGATAGTGAGCTGCTGTAAAGATCTCCTTTAAATATGAACACTCATCTTTTTCGTATTTCCTTCAAACGATTGTGTAATAAAGGATTTTAGttttgtatgaatgtatgttgtcTGTTCCCCCCCGTGGTGCACTGCTATGGGTGCCACCGCGACATGTGTCCGTcagactcttattttgaaagcgCCTCCCGGATGTGTTAGGCTGGTTCAAGATGGCCGAGTATTTGGCGTCCATCTTCGGCACAGAAAAAGACAAGTAAgtcatgttattattattaagtttgcgtatatttttttaataaaaagttTGGATATAAGAATTCTAGAATTCATTAAAACAGTCAACCAATTCAACCTGAGAAACTGAGCCGTTCCACAAACTACATAACAACAAGGAGCTAACAATGCTAAGTGCTAATCCTGCAGAACCCCGCGCTACACTCGAGCTGCAGCGGCGCCTCCGTGCAGCGCTGTCATGTACCGCCTGCATATAAAGAACAGGCAGCCTAAATAAAGAACAGGCATTATACTGCCTGTATATAAAGAAGAGCCATAATGCCGCCTGTATATAAAGAACAGGCAGTAAACAGACTACATAAAGAACATGCATTATACCGCCTGTACATAAAGAACATGCAGTAAACCGCCTGTATATAAAGAACAGGCAGTAAATAAAGAACGGGCATTATACTGCCTGTACATAAGGAACAGGCAGTAAACCGCCTGTACATGAAGAACAGGCAGTAAACCGCCTGTACATAAAGAACAGGAAGTATACCACCTGTACATAAGGAACAGGCAGTTAGAAGCCTGTACATAAAGAACAGGCAGTAAACCGCCTGTACATAGAGAGGGGCTCGCTGGCAGGGGTAGGCCCCTGGTTCCCCATCTGATTTCAGCTGATGATCGTAGGGGGCCCAGTGACAGCGAGCCGCCGTCACTGGCACACTGTGTAAATCTATGTATTACAACATGTGGGACTGGCCCATACGCTGTCCATGTGGACCACAtcaatgtgttggtgaaatGACTGAACATGACCATTGGTGGTAAAAGGGTTAATAACAATGAACATGTGCAGTCTCTGTTTAGTATTGATCCATTGAACACTGTTCCCCCTTCTGAACCATGGACTGGATGCGGTCATGtgttcatctcctctctcttctccccgaAGGGTCAActgttctttttattttaaaatcgGTGCGTGTCGTCATGGTGACCGCTGCTCCCGGTTACACAACAAACCCACCTTCAGCCAGGTAAGTTCCCTCTTGTGATTGCAATATATTTTGAACTACCTGCATAATACAAATTCAAAAAGCTATTTAGATGAAGAGTGATTAGACCATGGTTTCTAAACATATAATGTGTATGGCGAACACCAccctaaaataataattagtcCATCAAttgcccccacccacccctcatAGCATGGACCCGAAAAGAAAAAGGTTGAGATTGAACCACAACTCCATTGTATCTGAAACTGCCAAACCTTTTGGAGCTCTGCTCTCCAAACGGCCACACCTTTTCTGATCGGGCCTCCAGGCTATGAAGGGTAAGTATGGTAGAGACTCACTGTTCTTCTGTGTGTTTGATCGACTTGTAACAACTTGACAGTTCCAGGGAAGGTTTTATGATGAATGCTTTATCCGTCCCAAATGATCCGGGaacatgttgatgatgatgatgatgatgatgatgatgatgagggcaTCACTGTCATCATTCTGATTATCAACGGTGATATTTTAGGATGTCTTTACATCTTATTCTGCAGTCTTTCCAACTTTCTCGACTTTGTGAAACCTTTTCTGAGATCCATACGAATTGTACATCTCCCATAAACCTTGTAACTAGGGTCCATTATCAGGGGAGTCTGTAAGTACTTTTCTTCATGTTCATAATCCTGTTTCCCATATTGTCCTGTTTAATATATAATCGTGTCATATTTAATCTGCCACTGGGtggctcccctctcctcctataGTCATCCTGATCTGAGAGCTACTTGTAGGTCGGCTGCCTTAACCTTTCTAGAAGTCTTTCCCTTGAAGACGAGTGTTGAACTCGTAGCCGCAGGTTACTTATAATCCTCTTTCCTGATTCCATTGGTTTCTTTATTCCAGACGATTGCCCTCTTGAACATTTACCGCAACCCCCAGAACAGCGCCCAGTCGGCGGACGGCCTGAACTGTGAGTCCCCCCGGTGGTTCACTGAGGTGTCATTAATATGGTGCAATGATTAAAGTGCAACCTTCCAAACCGCGTTTGAAGGATCGGAGCTTCTCCTGTGTTACGTGGGTTTCCTGCCCCGCCACATAAACCTGCAGGTTAGCACTCCTGCCCTGCCCATGAGCAAGGCATAGGACTCCATCTGGAGCTCCCGGTGTTACCCCAGGGCAGCCCCCTGCTCCTAGATCCTATCAGGGCTCGCTTAAACCTAAAAGATGAATCTCCAAATGAGACCAATACGTATCCATCATGACTTGCAGCTTGATGGTGGTTTGGGTTGATATAAGGACTGATGAACTTCCCCCTCTCACCACTAGGTGCCGTCAGTGACGTGGAGATGCAGGAACATTATGATGAGTTCTTTGAGGCAAGTGATGGGGCATTGAGGAAGCTGTAGGACAGTGGTGGAGGAATCTGGTCCAGTTCAAAGCATGCATTATCAAGGATGGT
The window above is part of the Gadus morhua chromosome 20, gadMor3.0, whole genome shotgun sequence genome. Proteins encoded here:
- the gabpa gene encoding GA-binding protein alpha chain — protein: MSKIETEEMIEIEIDGQDKHGCLEEGMEEHTITAADLIQQDIDINEPIGNLKKLLEPRIQVSLDQYEICLQDIQLHPDHSLFDQGVKTDGTVQLSLQIITRPGEEKLNILEIVKPVETVEVVIDPDAAGEDGSLGEEGQLIAVERSALSDDTSEQVTRWAAALEGYRKEQVRLGIPYDPVLWSADQVIHWAVWVMKEFNIDEMEIGAIHIPGRELCSFSHEDFLQKVPSGEILWSHLELLRKYVLASQDQAGQDATVTIDQPVQIIPSAVNTSSTIKVLKQSRGPRTPRISGGEERSSPGNRTGNNGQIQLWQFLLELLTDKDARDCICWVGEEGEFKLNQPELVAQKWGLRKNKPTMNYEKLSRALRYYYDGDMISKVQGKRFVYKFVCDLRTLIGYSAAELNGLVTECEQKKLARLQLHGLGQPVTTVTLATSIEKDS